From Synergistaceae bacterium:
CACCACGTCCATCACCCATAAGTACTCCGTGGGGGCGGACGCGATCACCAGCGTGGTGGCGGCGCAGCTGAGCCATCCCTACGTCTGTTCGGTCGCCCTGCTCGAGGGCAACGCTTTCATCGACCAGTTCACGGAGGAGAAGATAAAGGACCCGAGGATCCTGGAGTTCGCCAAAAAGGTGGAGGTAGTCGCCGATGACGAGATAGACAATCTCCCGAGGCACCTTCGATACACGGTGAAGGTGGACGTCCACGTCAAGGACGGGCGGGTTTTCAATCTCAAGGAGACCTACCCCAAGGGACACCCGAAGAACCCCTTCACTCACGACGAGCTGCTCTGGAAGTTCAACTCCCTTGCGGAAAAGGCCATTCCCGACAAGGGACGGCGCGAGAGAATCACAGACTCCGTGCTGAACTTGGAGAGGCTGGACAACGTAAAAGAGCTCACGACCCTCATGGCAACGGGTAATTGACGAGGGGAGGAGAGATCAGGTGGGCAGGACCGCGGCGGAAAAGATAATATCGGCCCATGCGGGGGCGGGCGTCAGGGCGGGCGACTTTGTGGTGGCGGATGTCGACCTGGCCATGATACACGACACGACCGGACCCATCGCGATCAAGGCCTTCAGGGAGTACAGCAGGGAGAAGGTCTGGGATCCGTCGAAGATGGTCAT
This genomic window contains:
- a CDS encoding MmgE/PrpD family protein — translated: TTSITHKYSVGADAITSVVAAQLSHPYVCSVALLEGNAFIDQFTEEKIKDPRILEFAKKVEVVADDEIDNLPRHLRYTVKVDVHVKDGRVFNLKETYPKGHPKNPFTHDELLWKFNSLAEKAIPDKGRRERITDSVLNLERLDNVKELTTLMATGN